Proteins encoded within one genomic window of Methanobacterium sp. Maddingley MBC34:
- a CDS encoding putative Fe-S protein (PFAM: Putative Fe-S cluster) → MSKVPIDIAQKNKILMLLPGYNCGICGYARCDEFAGALLRKRAPLEKCRFMYQEIFQDDLVKLQELLKETKIIPEKEKIVGVLDGYEADIILKPLPEEESCRETLYPFTREEIKQGEIIRYRPLGCPIIHFAKVLDENHGLITVHMIGPCHRLDSEADFDYKEIGVCMVGGFEGLIEGELPRVGETVRFLPYHCMMQKVHSGVVVQLEGRRAIIEGIDLKVWAPPVKG, encoded by the coding sequence ATGAGTAAAGTTCCCATTGATATTGCTCAAAAAAACAAAATTTTAATGTTGCTTCCAGGTTACAACTGCGGTATCTGCGGATATGCACGTTGTGATGAATTTGCAGGAGCACTATTAAGGAAACGAGCACCACTTGAAAAGTGTCGTTTCATGTATCAGGAGATTTTTCAGGATGATCTGGTCAAACTTCAGGAATTACTAAAGGAAACTAAAATAATACCTGAAAAAGAGAAAATTGTTGGGGTTTTAGATGGGTACGAGGCAGATATCATACTCAAACCTCTTCCAGAGGAAGAATCATGCAGAGAAACCCTCTACCCATTCACCAGAGAAGAAATAAAGCAGGGTGAAATCATAAGATACCGTCCTCTAGGCTGTCCAATTATTCACTTTGCCAAAGTTCTGGATGAAAACCACGGTTTAATCACAGTTCACATGATTGGCCCCTGCCATCGCCTGGATTCAGAGGCTGACTTCGACTATAAAGAGATAGGAGTCTGTATGGTGGGTGGATTTGAGGGATTGATAGAGGGTGAACTCCCCAGAGTGGGTGAAACAGTCCGTTTTCTGCCGTACCACTGTATGATGCAGAAAGTTCACTCCGGTGTAGTGGTCCAACTGGAAGGTAGAAGAGCAATCATTGAGGGTATCGACCTTAAGGTATGGGCACCCCCAGTTAAGGGATAA
- a CDS encoding hypothetical protein (PFAM: F420-0:Gamma-glutamyl ligase): protein MEYSEGKNSYKLIAINTGYIKPGEPYDVILENAINLLEDGDFLVISETPLAVSQGRLVDEAEFKPSISAFILADVWSKYLWGYIFGPLMGIKKRTIKNLRKLPPEARSHKEVILQHYGWKHALKPASEAGVDLSNAPGSYVSLLPDDPQGLSEEISLKIQRISGKNVTVMIIDTDATYKIGKTIFTSLPISIAEIKNNWGMFGYLLGRLGHIVGPTPLGVSQEHNIDKILQIARAAEEYQKIHENNMETVYDMQKLLEGDVNTITIDMLDSITHTPAVIVRKYDK, encoded by the coding sequence ATGGAGTATTCTGAAGGAAAAAATAGTTACAAGTTAATAGCCATTAACACAGGTTACATTAAACCTGGAGAACCCTATGATGTTATTCTTGAAAATGCTATAAATCTCCTGGAGGATGGGGATTTTTTAGTAATCTCCGAAACACCTTTAGCTGTATCTCAGGGGAGGCTTGTTGACGAAGCTGAATTTAAACCCTCAATCAGTGCATTTATCCTGGCAGATGTGTGGTCCAAATATTTATGGGGTTATATATTTGGCCCGTTAATGGGTATTAAAAAAAGAACCATCAAAAACCTCCGAAAACTTCCCCCTGAGGCTCGTTCCCATAAAGAGGTTATATTACAGCATTATGGTTGGAAACACGCTTTGAAACCAGCTTCTGAGGCAGGTGTGGATCTGAGCAATGCACCCGGGAGTTACGTCTCATTGTTACCGGATGATCCACAGGGCCTTTCAGAGGAAATATCCCTGAAAATCCAACGTATATCTGGTAAAAATGTAACTGTGATGATCATCGACACTGATGCAACTTACAAAATTGGGAAAACAATATTTACATCCCTCCCAATTTCCATAGCTGAGATCAAGAATAATTGGGGAATGTTTGGATATTTATTAGGTCGATTGGGGCACATAGTAGGTCCCACTCCACTGGGTGTTTCCCAGGAGCATAACATTGACAAAATTCTTCAAATCGCCAGGGCAGCCGAAGAATACCAGAAAATTCATGAAAACAATATGGAAACAGTATATGATATGCAAAAACTACTTGAGGGAGATGTTAATACCATAACTATAGATATGCTTGATTCAATAACTCACACACCTGCGGTGATAGTTCGAAAGTATGATAAATAA
- a CDS encoding Transcription factor E (TFE) (PFAM: TFIIE alpha subunit~TIGRFAM: TIGR00373 family protein), translating into MLKLNDPEIQELLKMSKHEGGNAMLADPNVQEILIDVTKDDENSIPIIQCLLNGKTTDEEIAEETEIRLNIVRRILYKLYDAGVASYKRSKDPETQWYTYSWKFEEEKIAEIISEKFEKFSREIHQSLEYEEDNMFFVCPNGCRYNFEEASERNFICPDCNTNMEFQDNSSIITELKELKEKMS; encoded by the coding sequence ATGCTTAAACTTAATGATCCGGAAATACAAGAGCTGCTAAAAATGTCAAAACATGAAGGAGGAAACGCGATGCTTGCAGATCCTAACGTGCAGGAGATTCTCATTGATGTTACTAAAGATGATGAGAATAGCATCCCTATTATTCAATGTTTATTGAATGGTAAAACAACCGATGAGGAAATTGCAGAAGAAACTGAAATTCGACTTAACATTGTAAGAAGAATACTCTATAAATTATACGATGCAGGTGTGGCCAGTTACAAGAGAAGTAAGGATCCTGAAACTCAATGGTATACTTACAGTTGGAAATTTGAAGAAGAGAAGATCGCGGAGATTATATCAGAGAAATTTGAAAAATTCTCCCGTGAAATTCATCAATCTCTGGAATATGAAGAAGATAACATGTTTTTTGTCTGTCCCAATGGGTGTCGATATAACTTTGAAGAAGCTTCTGAAAGAAACTTCATATGCCCTGACTGCAATACTAACATGGAGTTCCAGGATAATTCCTCAATCATAACGGAATTAAAGGAATTAAAGGAAAAAATGAGTTAA
- a CDS encoding TIGR00295 family protein (PFAM: HD domain~TIGRFAM: TIGR00295 family protein; uncharacterized domain HDIG), whose translation MGEYLILNKYPSSNILKEFDCPFFVIEHSQAVLSRAIKLVTDFELDVDLDLVKTGAILHDVGRSRTHGIDHAIVGAEILKNREFPPEVVNIVERHIGAGITKKEALSLGLPPKDYIPITLEEKLVAHADNLIHGTQEVNLDFVIKKWKKNLGENHPSIPKIIKLHYEITGAKFQLPKSRIRSQ comes from the coding sequence ATGGGTGAATACTTGATTTTAAATAAATATCCCTCTTCCAATATTTTAAAAGAATTTGATTGTCCTTTTTTCGTGATTGAACACTCCCAGGCAGTCCTTTCAAGGGCAATTAAGTTGGTAACAGATTTTGAATTGGATGTGGACCTGGATCTGGTTAAAACAGGAGCCATTCTCCATGATGTTGGTCGTTCCAGGACCCATGGAATAGATCATGCCATTGTTGGGGCAGAAATACTCAAAAACAGGGAATTTCCCCCGGAAGTGGTTAACATTGTGGAAAGGCACATTGGGGCAGGAATTACTAAAAAAGAAGCTTTAAGTTTAGGATTGCCCCCTAAGGATTATATTCCCATTACTTTAGAGGAAAAATTGGTGGCACATGCTGACAACCTCATACACGGCACTCAAGAGGTTAATTTAGATTTTGTAATAAAAAAATGGAAGAAAAACCTGGGAGAAAACCATCCATCCATACCTAAAATCATAAAACTACACTATGAAATTACGGGGGCCAAGTTCCAGTTACCAAAATCTAGAATAAGATCCCAATAG
- a CDS encoding hypothetical protein (PFAM: TfuA-like protein): MDKKRIVVFIGPSLPLKEAQKILDAEYHPPVARDDVAILLNDPPDIIGIIDGVFYQQPAVSHREILKALEAGITVVGGSSMGALRSAELDYAGMIGIGTVYQKYRDGVIESDDDVAIVFNPVTHELLCEALVSMNHNFQMAEKEGIITSEDVETLYQTAKNIYYPQRTYPRVLKDSNLGEDKIHELEVFLDNNQIDVKAEDARKVLEYLKKMV; this comes from the coding sequence TTGGATAAAAAAAGAATTGTAGTATTTATAGGACCTTCACTCCCATTAAAAGAGGCACAAAAAATTTTGGATGCTGAGTATCATCCTCCTGTGGCAAGAGATGATGTTGCTATTCTTCTAAACGATCCTCCAGATATCATCGGGATAATTGATGGTGTTTTTTATCAGCAGCCTGCTGTTTCCCACCGGGAAATACTTAAGGCACTGGAAGCTGGCATCACAGTGGTGGGTGGGTCCAGTATGGGGGCTCTTAGATCAGCAGAACTGGACTATGCTGGTATGATTGGAATCGGAACTGTTTACCAGAAGTATCGGGATGGAGTAATAGAATCGGATGATGATGTGGCTATTGTTTTCAATCCAGTAACCCATGAATTACTCTGTGAAGCCCTGGTGAGTATGAATCACAACTTCCAGATGGCAGAAAAAGAAGGTATAATCACCTCTGAGGATGTTGAAACCCTGTACCAAACTGCTAAAAATATTTATTATCCTCAAAGAACGTATCCTCGTGTTTTGAAGGATTCTAACTTGGGAGAAGATAAGATTCACGAACTTGAAGTTTTTTTAGACAATAACCAGATCGATGTTAAGGCAGAGGATGCCCGAAAAGTGTTAGAGTACCTTAAAAAAATGGTTTAA
- a CDS encoding TIGR00268 family protein (PFAM: ExsB~TIGRFAM: TIGR00268 family protein) produces MDIKGKMDRLRDYLHGKKVVVAFSGGADSTLLAWLAKEEAKDAMAVTVDNGVMPAECVQNAEQIAQKIGIKHLVVRENFLEDLAFEINPPNRCYVCKMKMHQRLEKIAKKGHYDAVVDGTNISDLMEDRPGIMVNIEKNVKTPLVKSGFTSPDVKEVLKQNNMDYNPSTTCFATRIPTGKAITSKKINRISYAENLIKNLTGLEVVRVRDDDGMARIEVQNVDKLIDRGLLHHLDLELKAVGFRRVTLDISGHDDSKDQMMIYKPCKGDKNKIMFETELPYHFNISETCLELETLGKVKCSKEMGIVMLEIEGTNFTLFANGKIVARKVRGPKEAQELLFKVLPCLRRQITNLNNFD; encoded by the coding sequence ATGGATATAAAAGGAAAGATGGATAGATTAAGGGACTATCTTCACGGAAAAAAGGTGGTTGTTGCATTTTCTGGGGGAGCAGACAGTACACTACTGGCTTGGCTTGCCAAAGAAGAGGCAAAGGATGCAATGGCGGTTACTGTGGATAATGGTGTTATGCCTGCAGAATGTGTCCAGAATGCAGAACAGATCGCCCAAAAAATAGGGATCAAACATCTGGTCGTGCGTGAAAACTTTCTAGAAGATCTTGCATTTGAAATAAACCCTCCTAACCGGTGTTATGTATGTAAGATGAAAATGCACCAGAGACTGGAAAAAATAGCAAAGAAAGGGCATTATGATGCGGTGGTTGATGGCACTAACATCAGTGATCTGATGGAGGATAGGCCTGGAATAATGGTTAACATAGAAAAAAACGTTAAAACACCCCTTGTAAAATCAGGATTCACGTCCCCTGATGTGAAAGAAGTTTTAAAGCAGAATAATATGGATTATAATCCATCTACCACCTGTTTTGCCACCAGGATCCCCACCGGAAAAGCAATCACTTCCAAGAAGATCAACCGCATAAGCTATGCTGAAAATCTCATCAAAAACCTCACAGGTCTTGAGGTGGTCCGGGTGAGAGATGATGATGGAATGGCCCGTATTGAAGTTCAAAATGTTGATAAACTTATTGACCGTGGATTACTGCATCACTTGGATTTAGAACTTAAGGCAGTGGGTTTTAGGAGAGTAACTCTAGATATCAGTGGGCACGATGATTCGAAAGATCAAATGATGATCTATAAACCATGTAAAGGTGACAAAAATAAGATAATGTTCGAAACAGAACTTCCTTACCATTTTAACATTTCGGAAACCTGCCTTGAACTGGAAACCCTGGGTAAAGTTAAGTGTTCCAAGGAGATGGGCATAGTCATGCTGGAGATTGAAGGTACAAACTTCACTCTATTTGCCAATGGAAAAATCGTCGCCCGTAAAGTTAGAGGTCCTAAAGAGGCTCAAGAGTTACTGTTTAAGGTACTACCGTGTTTGCGGAGGCAAATAACGAATTTAAATAATTTTGATTAA
- a CDS encoding putative transcriptional regulator, C-terminal CBS domain containing protein (PFAM: CBS domain), with product MQIKDIMSEEIHYIQVPGNRANALEIMRKNNVSGLPVVKKGTKTLVGILTRTDLVENPDEEQIALIMTREMITVAPDDDIRDAAKKMVENNIRRVPVVDNEELVGLVTASDLINKALWKMDLNDPAENYILLNVPTTWERTPLNVAFSIMRYFNLKVLLALNNEGKPSGILTETDFLEESEVVSEQTVHNTSVGTEGDKWSWDSTNVLYVFKNHLQFSDKEVRDVATSDLAIVTTKTPVKDCANKMRQRNIEQMPVIDVEGELVGLVRAGDLIKSIID from the coding sequence ATGCAGATAAAGGACATAATGTCAGAGGAAATACACTACATTCAAGTACCTGGGAATCGTGCCAATGCACTGGAAATCATGAGAAAAAACAATGTATCAGGTTTACCTGTGGTAAAAAAGGGCACAAAAACATTGGTCGGTATACTCACCAGAACTGATCTGGTGGAAAACCCCGATGAAGAGCAAATTGCCCTGATAATGACCAGGGAAATGATAACTGTAGCCCCTGATGACGATATAAGAGACGCAGCCAAAAAAATGGTTGAAAACAATATTAGAAGAGTTCCTGTAGTGGATAATGAAGAGTTAGTAGGTTTAGTCACCGCATCAGACCTCATTAACAAGGCATTGTGGAAGATGGATCTTAATGACCCTGCTGAAAACTACATACTTCTTAATGTACCAACCACCTGGGAGAGAACTCCCCTGAATGTTGCATTCTCCATAATGCGTTACTTCAACCTTAAGGTACTACTAGCCCTTAACAACGAAGGAAAACCTTCAGGAATATTAACTGAAACCGATTTCCTGGAAGAAAGTGAAGTGGTATCCGAACAAACCGTACACAATACTTCTGTGGGTACTGAAGGGGATAAATGGTCATGGGATAGTACAAACGTACTCTATGTTTTTAAAAACCATTTACAATTCTCTGATAAGGAAGTGCGAGACGTGGCTACCAGTGACCTGGCTATAGTTACCACCAAGACTCCAGTCAAGGATTGTGCCAATAAAATGAGGCAAAGGAATATTGAACAGATGCCAGTTATTGATGTAGAAGGAGAACTGGTTGGACTGGTAAGGGCCGGTGACCTCATTAAATCAATTATTGATTAA
- a CDS encoding universal stress protein UspA-like protein (PFAM: Universal stress protein family) — protein MYQKILLPTDGSKFAEKAAEHAIWIASKSGAEIIVLNVIETSSLVGLPAEDLIVRIKEMLKEEGRRSLERISEMVTEEEKELKIEDIQITLKTEEGSPADAILKTVEKEDVDLVVMGTSGKHGLDRFLLGSVTEKVVRSAKCPVLAVH, from the coding sequence ATGTACCAGAAAATATTATTGCCTACCGATGGCTCAAAATTTGCTGAAAAAGCAGCTGAGCACGCCATCTGGATAGCAAGCAAAAGCGGCGCTGAAATTATCGTTTTAAATGTGATTGAAACATCCTCACTTGTGGGGCTTCCTGCAGAAGACCTCATTGTAAGAATCAAAGAGATGCTTAAAGAAGAAGGGAGAAGATCCCTGGAAAGAATTTCAGAAATGGTTACTGAGGAAGAAAAGGAACTCAAAATAGAAGATATCCAAATAACCCTTAAAACTGAGGAAGGATCCCCTGCTGATGCCATATTAAAAACTGTGGAAAAGGAAGATGTGGATCTGGTAGTCATGGGAACATCAGGAAAACATGGTTTAGACCGATTTTTACTGGGCAGTGTAACTGAAAAAGTGGTTAGATCCGCAAAATGCCCGGTCTTAGCCGTTCACTAA
- a CDS encoding cytosine deaminase-like metal-dependent hydrolase (PFAM: Amidohydrolase family): MIFNKIINSKIIYQRIKYLHEHTFPCMLNIKNGLVLYGPQMEPTQANILIEDNLIVEVSPNASGGKEINAKGCIVSPSLINSHVHMGDSVVKDIGDGESIEKIVKPPNGLKHQLLNSANPQDIINSMRSSLNEMLDTGTSTIVDFREGGVNGISLLEKAGEDIPLRKVILGRHDSFFQPFPHPLSPELGSEIRKNAQKLLESADGVGLSGFAELSEDVVKIITRTCSSEGKLAAIHTAEYEEVQQNSIKTTGKTEVQRALEAGFDILIHVTAPLNLDLDILTETNKSVVCCPRSNGALSVGIPPIKEMWDKGINLLLGTDNLMFNSPNMFREMEYALKVTRGYYREYFPPVEILKMATVNASSALNLNIGCIQEGMLADIMMVEQLSNNPILSLINRTESKNIIGLMTDGNLVYLR, translated from the coding sequence TTGATTTTCAATAAGATAATTAACTCAAAGATAATTTATCAAAGGATTAAATATCTCCATGAACATACTTTCCCCTGTATGCTTAACATCAAAAATGGCCTGGTACTTTATGGTCCCCAGATGGAGCCAACACAAGCAAATATTCTGATTGAAGATAATCTCATTGTGGAAGTTTCTCCCAATGCATCTGGAGGTAAGGAAATAAATGCTAAAGGTTGTATTGTTTCCCCATCATTAATTAACAGCCATGTGCACATGGGAGACTCAGTGGTCAAAGATATTGGTGACGGAGAGTCCATTGAAAAAATTGTCAAACCACCAAACGGCCTGAAACACCAGCTACTTAATAGTGCAAATCCCCAGGATATTATAAACTCCATGCGAAGTTCCCTCAATGAAATGCTGGACACCGGAACCAGTACCATAGTTGATTTCAGGGAAGGAGGAGTTAATGGAATATCTCTACTTGAAAAGGCAGGTGAAGATATTCCCCTGCGCAAGGTGATTCTGGGACGTCATGATTCATTTTTCCAACCCTTCCCCCATCCTCTAAGTCCTGAGTTGGGATCGGAAATAAGAAAAAACGCTCAAAAACTCCTTGAATCGGCAGATGGTGTTGGTTTAAGTGGTTTTGCTGAGCTAAGCGAAGATGTGGTGAAAATCATTACCAGGACATGTTCCAGTGAGGGTAAGCTGGCGGCAATTCATACTGCAGAATACGAAGAAGTACAACAGAACTCAATTAAGACCACAGGTAAAACCGAAGTTCAAAGGGCCCTGGAAGCGGGTTTTGATATTCTGATCCATGTCACAGCCCCACTTAACTTAGATCTGGACATTCTGACAGAAACAAATAAATCTGTTGTCTGCTGTCCGCGTTCCAATGGTGCTCTTTCTGTTGGAATACCTCCCATAAAAGAAATGTGGGATAAGGGAATTAACCTTCTCCTGGGCACAGATAACCTGATGTTCAATTCACCCAACATGTTCAGGGAAATGGAATACGCTCTGAAAGTTACCAGGGGATATTACAGGGAATATTTCCCCCCTGTAGAGATCCTGAAGATGGCTACTGTCAATGCTAGTTCTGCCCTGAACCTCAACATTGGATGTATCCAAGAGGGTATGCTGGCAGATATCATGATGGTGGAACAGTTATCAAATAATCCCATACTGTCCCTGATTAACCGCACTGAATCGAAAAACATAATAGGTCTCATGACAGATGGTAACTTAGTATACCTTAGGTGA
- a CDS encoding carbamoyl-phosphate synthase, large subunit (PFAM: Carbamoyl-phosphate synthase L chain, ATP binding domain; MGS-like domain; Carbamoyl-phosphate synthetase large chain, oligomerisation domain; Carbamoyl-phosphate synthase L chain, N-terminal domain~TIGRFAM: carbamoyl-phosphate synthase, large subunit) codes for MPRDKDINKVLIIGSGPIQIGQAAEFDYSGSQACKSLQEEGIETVLVNSNPATIQTDMDMADSVYVEPLTPEIVAQIIRKEKPDAVLPTMGGQTGLNVATGLEKIGALEGVKVIGSSVQTIKNVEDRDLFDHFMKELNEPVPKAKAVSTLEDALLAVKEIGYPVIVRPAFTLGGTGGGVAHNQQELEEIATRGLDMSYINQVLIDQSVMGWKEFEYEVMRDKNDTCIIVCNMENLDPMGIHTGESIVVAPSQTLSDVDNQRLRNASIKIIRALEIQGGCNIQFAVHPITGEYKVIEVNPRVSRSSALASKATGYPIAKISSKIAVGMTLDEIQNDITKETPASFEPSLDYIITKIPRWPFDKFKGISREIGIQMKSTGEVMAIGRTLEESLHKAIRSLDVGSFGFDTVEFNEEKLKNATDERLFQVYSALKSGMTVKEILDITQIDPFFLHKILNIVEWEKHINSETILQPDVMRKTKKMGFSDRKISQITGLEEDSIRKAREKEGIIPSYKMVDTCAAEFEAKTPYYYGCYEEEDEVTVSDEKKVIIIGAGPIRIGQGIEFDYCCVHAAMALKDTGIETIIINNNPETVSTDYDISSKLYFEPLTLEDVLAIINKENPYGVVVQFGGQTSINLAVPLAMEGVRILGTPHESIDRVEDRERFTEVLNKLEIPQADYGIAHSFEDARKVAERIGFPVLVRPSYVLGGRAMQIVYDDDELREYMTEAVRISPEHPILVDKFLEDAIEIDVDALSDGKEVFIGGIMEHIEEAGVHSGDSACVIPPQSLSKDILKTIKDYTTKLALELDVVGLMNIQYAFKMDEDNPIVYILEANPRASRTVPFVSKAVGVPLAKIAAELMMGKKLKDFGLRDEVKINHVAVKESIFPFIKLPEADSILGPEMKSTGESMGIDENFGVSYYKAQLSAGMELPQKGTIFISVRDADKDKILDIAQKAKELGFKLIATRGTALAVQDQVDIEIIRKISQGSPNIQDAILNKEVAMIINTPSGKQSADDGYYIRRMAVELAIPYVTTLAGARAALNAIENVEKGKIGVKSLNEYHGTA; via the coding sequence ATGCCGCGGGACAAAGACATTAACAAGGTACTAATCATCGGATCAGGCCCAATACAAATTGGTCAGGCCGCTGAATTTGATTATTCAGGCTCTCAAGCCTGTAAATCCCTCCAGGAAGAGGGTATTGAAACTGTGCTCGTGAACAGTAACCCAGCTACCATTCAAACTGATATGGACATGGCTGATTCAGTTTACGTTGAACCATTAACTCCTGAAATTGTGGCCCAGATCATCAGAAAAGAAAAGCCAGATGCAGTTCTTCCTACCATGGGTGGACAGACTGGTTTGAACGTTGCCACTGGACTGGAAAAGATCGGTGCTCTGGAAGGAGTCAAAGTAATTGGCTCATCAGTCCAGACCATTAAAAACGTGGAGGATCGGGATCTTTTCGATCATTTCATGAAAGAACTCAATGAACCGGTTCCAAAAGCCAAGGCAGTGTCCACTTTAGAAGATGCACTGCTAGCGGTCAAGGAAATAGGATACCCGGTTATTGTCAGACCTGCTTTTACCCTGGGTGGAACTGGAGGGGGAGTTGCCCATAACCAGCAGGAACTGGAAGAAATCGCCACCAGAGGACTGGATATGAGCTACATCAATCAAGTACTCATTGACCAGTCAGTGATGGGCTGGAAAGAATTTGAGTACGAGGTAATGAGGGACAAAAATGATACTTGTATCATTGTGTGTAACATGGAAAACCTGGATCCCATGGGAATTCACACTGGGGAGAGTATTGTGGTGGCTCCTTCCCAGACCCTGTCTGATGTGGATAACCAGCGCCTCAGGAATGCTTCCATCAAAATCATACGTGCCCTGGAGATACAGGGCGGCTGTAACATACAGTTCGCAGTACACCCCATCACCGGAGAATACAAGGTCATTGAAGTTAATCCCAGGGTAAGTAGGAGTAGTGCCCTGGCTTCAAAGGCCACTGGATACCCTATTGCCAAGATCTCCTCCAAGATTGCAGTGGGCATGACCCTGGATGAGATTCAAAATGACATCACCAAGGAAACACCTGCATCCTTCGAGCCCAGCCTGGATTATATCATTACTAAAATACCCCGCTGGCCATTCGACAAGTTCAAAGGCATCAGCCGCGAAATAGGGATTCAGATGAAATCCACAGGTGAAGTCATGGCCATCGGCCGCACCCTGGAGGAATCCTTACACAAAGCAATCCGCAGTCTGGATGTGGGAAGCTTCGGGTTTGATACTGTAGAATTTAATGAAGAAAAACTTAAAAATGCCACTGATGAGCGTTTGTTCCAAGTTTACAGTGCATTAAAGTCAGGGATGACTGTTAAGGAAATCCTGGACATAACCCAGATTGATCCTTTCTTCTTACATAAAATACTGAACATAGTTGAGTGGGAAAAACATATAAACTCCGAAACAATTCTTCAACCAGATGTAATGCGTAAAACCAAGAAAATGGGCTTTTCAGACCGTAAAATATCCCAAATCACCGGCCTGGAGGAAGATAGCATCCGAAAGGCCAGGGAAAAAGAAGGAATAATTCCTTCCTATAAAATGGTTGACACTTGTGCAGCAGAATTCGAAGCCAAAACTCCTTATTACTATGGTTGTTATGAAGAAGAAGATGAAGTTACTGTTTCTGATGAGAAAAAAGTTATAATAATTGGTGCCGGCCCTATCAGGATTGGTCAGGGTATTGAATTTGATTACTGTTGTGTTCATGCTGCTATGGCTCTTAAAGATACTGGTATTGAGACCATTATCATTAACAACAACCCGGAAACAGTCAGTACTGATTACGATATCTCCAGTAAACTCTACTTCGAACCACTCACCCTGGAAGATGTTTTGGCCATCATCAATAAGGAAAACCCCTACGGAGTGGTGGTGCAGTTTGGAGGTCAGACTTCCATTAACCTGGCAGTTCCCCTGGCCATGGAAGGAGTACGTATCCTGGGAACACCACACGAAAGTATTGATCGGGTTGAAGACAGGGAAAGGTTCACTGAAGTTTTAAATAAACTGGAAATACCTCAGGCAGATTATGGTATTGCCCATTCCTTTGAAGATGCCCGTAAAGTAGCAGAACGAATTGGATTCCCGGTACTGGTGCGACCCTCCTATGTTCTGGGTGGTCGAGCCATGCAGATCGTCTATGATGACGATGAACTCAGGGAATACATGACCGAAGCAGTACGCATATCACCAGAACACCCTATATTGGTGGATAAATTCCTGGAAGATGCCATTGAGATAGATGTGGATGCCCTCTCAGATGGAAAAGAAGTTTTCATTGGAGGAATAATGGAACACATTGAAGAAGCCGGTGTGCACTCCGGAGACTCTGCCTGTGTTATACCCCCACAAAGTCTTTCTAAAGATATCCTGAAAACCATCAAGGATTACACCACCAAACTGGCACTGGAACTGGATGTGGTGGGGCTCATGAACATCCAGTACGCATTTAAAATGGATGAAGATAATCCCATAGTTTACATCTTAGAAGCAAACCCCCGGGCGAGCCGGACCGTTCCATTCGTGAGTAAAGCAGTGGGTGTGCCCCTTGCCAAAATCGCAGCGGAATTAATGATGGGTAAAAAACTCAAAGATTTCGGACTGCGTGATGAAGTGAAAATAAATCATGTGGCGGTTAAAGAATCTATCTTCCCATTCATAAAACTCCCTGAAGCAGATTCTATCCTGGGACCGGAGATGAAATCAACTGGGGAAAGCATGGGGATTGATGAAAACTTCGGAGTGTCCTACTATAAGGCACAGCTTTCAGCAGGAATGGAACTACCCCAGAAAGGCACCATATTCATAAGTGTTCGTGATGCAGATAAGGATAAAATTTTGGACATAGCACAAAAAGCCAAAGAACTTGGTTTTAAACTAATTGCAACAAGGGGAACTGCCCTTGCAGTTCAGGACCAGGTGGATATAGAAATCATACGCAAAATCAGTCAGGGTTCACCGAATATACAGGATGCCATCCTTAACAAGGAAGTGGCCATGATCATCAACACCCCCTCAGGCAAACAATCTGCAGACGACGGATACTACATCAGGAGAATGGCAGTTGAACTGGCAATACCTTACGTGACCACACTGGCAGGGGCAAGAGCAGCTTTAAACGCCATTGAAAATGTTGAAAAAGGGAAAATTGGAGTTAAATCTCTTAATGAATACCATGGAACTGCTTAA